One Dermacentor silvarum isolate Dsil-2018 chromosome 10, BIME_Dsil_1.4, whole genome shotgun sequence genomic window carries:
- the LOC119431347 gene encoding uncharacterized protein LOC119431347: MNGNMAADFDPVAAEIAIVRALDELCARRSNVAVHRARIDALRRDIAHLHECTDAEKHRLRVTEQRMSERLAELVRDAERRRRPMAVEKEALAQQVARAECKLSAVIGRARSLETQKLTLEGKVKDLLDQTRHLEEVLRERSGQLDQISRSSRPVLEEFQKLVARQDALQSSLLDVLRRRVALERDRRERVKQESRLVSEGASLKKDLELATSSSAGEVERVGDGTEAGPDQCPAPDRWYTSLMEKLEGDAASCQRDLESLRRLVNCGTSADVALQTTLNVPDPLYL, translated from the coding sequence AtgaacggcaacatggcggcggATTTCGACCCCGTTGCCGCTGAAATAGCCATCGTGAGAGCCCTCGATGAGCTTTGCGCGCGGCGCTCGAACGTGGCGGTTCACCGCGCTCGCATCGACGCACTCCGGCGGGATATAGCACACCTGCACGAGTGCACAGACGCCGAGAAGCATCGACTACGCGTCACGGAGCAGCGAATGTCCGAACGTCTCGCAGAGCTTGTGCGAGATGCCGAGCGGCGTCGCAGACCGATGGCTGTAGAAAAGGAAGCGCTAGCGCAACAAGTCGCTCGCGCCGAATGCAAGCTCTCCGCCGTTATCGGTCGGGCTAGAAGCCTGGAAACCCAAAAGCTGACGCTGGAAGGGAAAGTGAAGGACCTACTCGACCAAACGCGTCACTTGGAGGAGGTTCTTCGTGAACGCAGCGGTCAGTTGGATCAGATAAGCCGGTCGTCCCGTCCCGTACTCGAAGAGTTTCAAAAGCTCGTCGCTCGACAGGACGCTCTGCAGTCGTCGCTGCTCGACGTGCTTCGGCGTCGCGTCGCATTGGAACGGGATAGACGCGAGCGCGTGAAACAGGAGTCGAGGCTCGTATCCGAAGGCGCGTCATTGAAGAAGGACTTGGAACTGGCGACGTCATCGTCGGCTGGCGAGGTTGAACGCGTAGGCGACGGCACGGAAGCTGGCCCCGATCAGTGTCCTGCGCCAGACCGTTGGTACACAAGCTTGATGGAAAAGCTCGAAGGCGACGCGGCGTCTTGCCAACGCGACCTGGAATCGCTGAGGCGTCTGGTCAACTGCGGCACTTCTGCCGATGTTGCGCTGCAAACCACGTTGAATGTTCCCGACCCATTGTACTTGTAA